In Candidatus Binatia bacterium, a genomic segment contains:
- a CDS encoding MFS transporter has product MADEPTNEREGEFSKAYTQYALALLLIVYIFNFIDRQIVAILLQSIKEDLNLSDTQLGFFSGTSFAIFYSTLGIPIARWSDRGSRRNLIAIALFFWSAMTALQGFARSFTMLALARVGVGIGEAGCSPPAHSMLADFFPVSKRATALAIYALGIPIGSAIGYATGGWVAENMSWRAAFFVVGFPGIFLAAIVRLTLKNPTRGYWESQPEPVRREPIGDVARFLMARRSFLHLAFAGALHAFIGYGAGSFNPAFLERVHGFSRSELGYVLAAVALTAGVAGTYLGGAITDRLSKRDVRWYTWFPALTTGLSVPFMYLFYMSDGAWTAIGWSLLPALLGSTYLGPTFALTQTMVPARWRSQASAVLLLVLNLIGLGLGPQFVGWLSDTFSPEYGVESVRYALVWTTSIGALWSTVHYMLSARTLKKDLSAQEQLDG; this is encoded by the coding sequence ATGGCAGACGAACCAACGAATGAGCGCGAAGGCGAGTTTTCGAAGGCTTATACCCAATATGCACTCGCGCTCCTGCTGATCGTCTACATCTTCAATTTCATCGATCGGCAAATCGTGGCGATCCTCCTCCAGTCGATCAAGGAAGATCTGAACCTCAGTGATACCCAGTTGGGGTTTTTCTCCGGCACGTCTTTCGCCATCTTCTACTCGACCCTCGGGATCCCGATCGCCCGCTGGTCGGACCGGGGTTCGCGACGGAATCTGATTGCGATCGCGCTCTTTTTCTGGAGCGCAATGACCGCATTGCAGGGCTTTGCTCGCTCTTTCACGATGCTGGCGCTGGCCCGGGTCGGGGTCGGCATTGGCGAGGCTGGTTGCAGTCCACCGGCGCACTCGATGCTGGCGGATTTCTTTCCCGTTTCCAAGCGCGCGACGGCGCTGGCGATCTATGCCCTCGGTATCCCGATCGGTAGTGCCATCGGATATGCGACCGGAGGATGGGTCGCCGAGAATATGAGTTGGCGGGCGGCTTTTTTTGTCGTCGGGTTTCCGGGCATATTCTTGGCCGCGATCGTGCGGCTCACTCTCAAGAATCCGACCCGAGGCTACTGGGAGTCACAACCGGAACCGGTGCGGCGCGAGCCCATTGGTGATGTTGCGCGATTCTTGATGGCACGGCGGTCTTTTTTACATCTGGCTTTTGCCGGGGCGCTTCATGCCTTCATCGGCTACGGTGCGGGTTCCTTCAATCCGGCGTTTCTCGAGCGTGTCCATGGATTCTCTCGCTCCGAACTTGGTTATGTTCTGGCTGCTGTGGCTCTGACGGCCGGCGTCGCAGGAACCTATCTGGGTGGCGCGATCACGGATCGTCTCTCGAAGCGGGACGTGCGCTGGTACACCTGGTTTCCCGCTCTGACCACCGGGTTGAGCGTGCCCTTCATGTACCTCTTCTATATGTCGGACGGAGCCTGGACCGCGATCGGCTGGAGCCTTCTGCCGGCGCTGCTGGGTAGCACGTACCTCGGCCCTACCTTCGCCCTGACCCAGACGATGGTGCCGGCACGTTGGCGATCGCAAGCCTCGGCCGTCCTGCTGCTGGTTCTGAACCTGATTGGTCTAGGCTTGGGTCCGCAGTTTGTCGGCTGGCTTTCGGATACATTTTCTCCGGAATACGGCGTGGAAAGTGTCCGGTATGCTCTGGTCTGGACGACCAGCATCGGGGCGCTGTGGTCCACGGTTCATTATATGCTTTCGGCGCGCACCCTGAAAAAGGATTTGAGCGCTCAGGAACAACTGGACGGCTGA
- a CDS encoding FkbM family methyltransferase — protein MNPCASIDGEEVVLATGTLGKFVGATGDTVVHGTYRDSGTWAPELLRLLLEDLLGKGGTLIDIGANIGLVAIPVTEDSSVRTFAFEPDPRNAELLRRNVALHDLENRISVHESALWSRSGEMTLQRDRENHGDQRLVHAPTTGIPSVTVPLARLDTLVEADALESPVVAKIDTQGAEVDVLQGAGALLSRIDAAIVEVWPSGLARVGRKLDELETLLASEFSHARLLLDDQPLWPLVPIAEEFERLAAVPTLAAEETFFDILVSRHPEPLSR, from the coding sequence ATGAATCCCTGCGCGAGCATCGATGGCGAAGAGGTCGTTCTGGCCACCGGCACTCTCGGTAAATTCGTAGGTGCTACGGGCGATACCGTTGTCCATGGAACCTACCGGGACTCCGGGACATGGGCGCCGGAACTATTGCGGCTGCTGCTTGAGGACCTGCTCGGCAAGGGCGGCACCCTGATCGATATCGGCGCCAATATCGGACTGGTCGCGATTCCCGTGACCGAGGATTCGTCGGTCCGGACCTTTGCCTTTGAACCAGACCCGCGCAACGCCGAATTACTGCGACGAAACGTCGCCCTGCACGATCTGGAGAACCGAATCTCCGTACACGAAAGTGCTCTCTGGTCCCGTAGCGGAGAAATGACCCTGCAGAGAGATCGCGAGAACCACGGGGACCAACGGCTTGTCCACGCACCAACTACTGGAATCCCTTCGGTCACGGTTCCGCTGGCGAGGCTCGATACTCTGGTCGAAGCCGATGCACTCGAATCGCCAGTCGTCGCCAAAATTGATACGCAGGGCGCCGAGGTCGATGTTTTGCAAGGCGCGGGCGCCCTCCTCTCCCGGATCGATGCAGCCATCGTCGAAGTATGGCCGTCGGGGCTCGCTCGTGTCGGGCGAAAGCTCGACGAACTCGAGACACTGCTCGCATCAGAATTCAGCCACGCACGGTTACTGCTGGACGACCAACCCCTTTGGCCTCTCGTTCCCATTGCCGAAGAGTTCGAACGACTGGCGGCGGTTCCGACGCTGGCCGCCGAGGAGACCTTCTTCGATATCCTGGTCAGTCGGCACCCCGAGCCGCTTTCCCGATAA
- a CDS encoding alpha/beta hydrolase, translating to MAVSPEFQKLLPALPMGFADPEDSVAEVREKMAQVHGHPFGDDMIVEGMDLLGVPAAKIGTPEAMARDAVVLQFHGGAFISCDLSDYLFYGARISRNTGLAVLEIGYRLAPEYPCPAGVTDCAQAYRGLLDHGVDPGRIALIGDSCGGGMVLAALALLRDAGDPMPACAATLSGWFDLEARGTAAQGPDEPFLTTDWLRARGRDYVGAAGDLRSPLASPIEADLTGFPPLLLQAGGADLVRDDSRQLAEKATRAGVDTTLQIVPEMIHGWHGLPVPEADEALAAVGAFFASHLD from the coding sequence ATGGCCGTTTCCCCCGAATTCCAGAAATTATTGCCGGCTCTGCCTATGGGCTTTGCCGATCCGGAAGATTCCGTAGCCGAGGTCCGCGAAAAAATGGCTCAGGTCCATGGGCACCCCTTCGGCGACGATATGATTGTGGAGGGGATGGATTTGCTGGGCGTTCCGGCCGCGAAAATTGGCACACCCGAAGCGATGGCGCGTGATGCAGTGGTTCTGCAATTCCACGGCGGTGCCTTTATCTCCTGCGATCTGTCCGACTATCTATTTTACGGTGCGCGGATCAGTCGCAATACCGGGCTGGCCGTACTGGAAATCGGCTACCGGCTCGCACCGGAGTATCCCTGCCCTGCGGGTGTCACGGATTGTGCGCAAGCCTATCGTGGCCTCCTCGATCACGGGGTGGATCCAGGCCGGATCGCCCTGATCGGCGACTCCTGCGGGGGCGGCATGGTTTTGGCGGCTCTTGCGCTGCTTCGAGATGCGGGCGATCCCATGCCAGCCTGCGCGGCGACTCTGTCGGGATGGTTTGATCTCGAGGCGCGCGGTACTGCCGCACAGGGCCCCGATGAGCCGTTTCTGACGACGGACTGGCTGCGGGCCCGAGGGCGCGACTATGTGGGTGCCGCAGGGGATTTGCGCTCGCCATTGGCCTCCCCGATTGAAGCGGATCTGACCGGATTCCCGCCGCTTTTGCTGCAGGCAGGTGGTGCCGATCTGGTTCGCGACGACTCGCGACAGCTTGCGGAAAAAGCCACCCGGGCGGGCGTGGATACGACGCTGCAGATCGTGCCGGAAATGATCCACGGCTGGCATGGGTTGCCGGTGCCGGAGGCCGACGAGGCGCTGGCTGCCGTCGGGGCTTTTTTCGCGTCTCATCTGGATTGA
- a CDS encoding DUF5993 family protein: protein MMAGIFLLQAIAIGLAWRGDRTTAAGLGLGSIVLAVLLFSHHASSELGLSF from the coding sequence ATGATGGCAGGAATTTTTCTTTTGCAGGCGATCGCGATCGGACTCGCCTGGCGTGGCGACCGGACCACCGCCGCCGGCCTTGGGCTGGGCAGTATCGTCCTCGCCGTCCTTTTATTTTCGCACCACGCCAGCAGCGAACTCGGCCTCTCCTTCTGA
- a CDS encoding lysophospholipid acyltransferase family protein, with translation MPQESLRGLEKPLVRFHEWLNQSPSGQRGIAFWQKHGAGRVVRWLTQARWEPHGLERVQSLQPTRGTILVSNHRSFFDMFVTLSVLFVEHGMFRNLFFPVRTKFFYTNPLGPIVSGFFSGFSMWPPVFRDERKSMLNPIGVRQLLEVLAQPGSCIGLHPEGRRNVDADPYSLLAAKAGVGHMVRETHPDTLIVPVFISGLNNDFLDQVWMRVLPSRRKEATTIRWVFGAPLRAGDLCEKGDAQAIADYLLHEEIFNLAEEARAHDCGETARQATAAG, from the coding sequence ATGCCACAGGAATCCCTGAGAGGCCTGGAAAAGCCTCTCGTGCGCTTTCACGAATGGCTCAACCAGAGCCCGAGCGGCCAGCGTGGGATCGCCTTCTGGCAGAAACATGGTGCCGGGCGCGTCGTCCGATGGCTGACACAAGCCCGATGGGAGCCGCATGGTCTCGAGCGCGTGCAGTCCCTGCAGCCAACCCGCGGAACGATTCTGGTGTCCAACCACCGCTCTTTTTTTGATATGTTCGTGACCCTGTCGGTGCTGTTTGTCGAGCACGGCATGTTCCGGAATTTATTTTTTCCCGTGCGCACCAAATTTTTTTATACCAACCCGCTTGGCCCGATCGTATCGGGGTTCTTCTCGGGCTTCTCGATGTGGCCGCCGGTCTTTCGCGATGAACGCAAATCCATGCTGAATCCGATCGGTGTACGACAACTTCTCGAGGTCCTCGCCCAGCCGGGTTCCTGTATCGGCCTGCACCCCGAGGGCCGGCGGAACGTCGACGCAGACCCATACTCACTGCTCGCGGCCAAGGCCGGTGTGGGCCATATGGTGCGGGAGACCCACCCGGATACCCTGATCGTCCCGGTTTTCATCAGCGGCCTGAACAACGACTTTCTCGATCAGGTGTGGATGCGAGTCCTGCCGAGTCGGCGCAAGGAAGCGACAACCATCCGTTGGGTTTTCGGCGCACCTCTCCGGGCGGGCGACCTGTGCGAAAAAGGCGACGCCCAGGCGATCGCCGACTACCTTCTCCACGAAGAAATTTTCAATCTAGCCGAAGAGGCGCGTGCCCACGATTGTGGAGAGACCGCGCGACAAGCCACGGCTGCCGGCTGA
- a CDS encoding nitroreductase family deazaflavin-dependent oxidoreductase — protein MELPPFVESLAGSLLTFHQWLYEVSDGRIGANLMGRPMLLLRTTGRRTGLPRTAALLYVRDGDAFVVIASKGGAPQHPGWFHNLQSTPDVEIQVGRERMSVQASIAQGEERARLWKAADLVNQGQYDIYQSRTSREIPVIVLRP, from the coding sequence GTGGAATTACCACCGTTTGTTGAATCGCTGGCAGGGTCGCTGCTGACATTTCACCAATGGCTCTACGAGGTCAGCGACGGTCGGATCGGAGCCAACCTGATGGGGCGCCCGATGCTTCTCCTGCGCACAACCGGCAGGCGCACCGGGCTGCCGCGCACCGCAGCGCTGCTTTATGTCCGCGATGGGGATGCCTTCGTGGTTATTGCTTCCAAGGGCGGCGCACCGCAGCATCCGGGTTGGTTCCACAATCTGCAGTCGACTCCGGATGTCGAGATTCAAGTCGGGCGGGAGCGCATGTCCGTCCAGGCCTCGATCGCGCAAGGCGAAGAGCGTGCGCGACTTTGGAAAGCGGCCGACCTCGTCAATCAAGGCCAGTACGATATCTACCAGTCGCGCACCAGCCGCGAGATTCCCGTCATTGTTTTGCGGCCATAG
- a CDS encoding dienelactone hydrolase family protein, giving the protein MAIREEEITYAAAGMTCRSFLALPEGDTPRPAVIVVHEWWGLNEYIRGRARQLAESGYVALAVDMYGDGRVGDDPAAATELMGTVLSDIQVGEQRFQAAMDFLSARPEVASDKIAAMGYCFGGAIVLHEARIGAPLRAVVSFHGSLGSFHKPAKGEVKARVLVCHGAADALVPEEDIENLAREMQDAEADYRFEAYPGALHGFSNPGADAKASTYGMPLGYDAAADEKSFASMQALFAEVFA; this is encoded by the coding sequence ATGGCGATTCGAGAAGAGGAGATCACGTACGCGGCAGCGGGTATGACCTGCCGCAGTTTTTTGGCCTTGCCCGAAGGCGATACGCCGCGACCGGCGGTGATCGTGGTTCATGAATGGTGGGGCTTGAACGAATATATTCGAGGGCGGGCGCGTCAGTTGGCCGAATCGGGCTACGTGGCACTCGCGGTCGATATGTACGGAGACGGGCGGGTCGGTGACGACCCCGCGGCGGCGACAGAACTGATGGGCACGGTCCTGAGCGATATTCAGGTTGGTGAACAACGGTTTCAAGCCGCCATGGATTTTCTCAGTGCACGTCCGGAAGTCGCGTCGGACAAGATCGCGGCAATGGGCTATTGTTTCGGCGGTGCCATCGTTTTGCATGAGGCACGCATCGGCGCTCCCTTGCGAGCTGTGGTGAGCTTTCACGGATCGCTGGGTTCTTTCCACAAGCCGGCCAAGGGTGAAGTCAAGGCACGTGTTCTGGTTTGCCACGGTGCGGCCGATGCGCTGGTGCCCGAAGAGGATATCGAGAACCTTGCCCGGGAGATGCAGGATGCGGAGGCGGACTATCGCTTCGAGGCCTACCCCGGGGCGCTGCACGGATTTTCCAATCCGGGGGCTGACGCCAAGGCGTCAACCTACGGAATGCCGCTTGGGTATGATGCGGCCGCGGACGAGAAATCCTTCGCCTCCATGCAGGCACTCTTCGCCGAAGTCTTTGCCTAG
- a CDS encoding prolipoprotein diacylglyceryl transferase, with protein MLTRFELPFLGTIASHDLLVGLAIVICVGLGLRWTIVREQLPPGRVLIAIFLMMVIVLAGGRLHFAITKWHFFAADPTKLFRLSSGGLHAPGAIACLTIGGWFVLRALRLPIGRFVDGLAPTVGIGIALARFGCFLNGCCYGEICDLPWGISLPSDSYTYHSQIEAGVLDRGAPHSHPVHPLPLYFAGVGLLISAILLWRRPHRRYEGELGVILLFLFSASSTILEFWRAEHAYRIYWGPLPQLFWVSLAMTVAAGILGFRLNCSALDESNDHLGDRRDPPPGPAGLNSPEAQK; from the coding sequence GTGCTCACGCGCTTTGAGCTTCCTTTTCTCGGCACGATCGCCAGCCACGACCTGCTCGTAGGACTGGCCATCGTGATTTGCGTCGGCCTCGGCCTGCGCTGGACCATCGTCCGCGAGCAACTCCCCCCGGGACGAGTCCTGATCGCCATCTTTTTGATGATGGTCATTGTGCTCGCCGGTGGGCGCCTGCATTTCGCCATCACCAAATGGCACTTCTTTGCGGCCGACCCCACAAAGCTCTTTCGCCTGAGCAGCGGCGGCCTCCATGCACCGGGTGCGATCGCCTGCCTCACGATCGGCGGCTGGTTCGTCCTGCGGGCCTTGCGCCTGCCGATCGGCCGCTTTGTTGATGGTCTCGCACCAACCGTCGGTATCGGTATCGCCCTGGCCCGCTTTGGCTGCTTCCTCAATGGATGCTGCTACGGCGAGATCTGCGACCTCCCTTGGGGCATCTCTCTGCCCTCGGACAGCTATACCTACCATTCGCAGATCGAAGCCGGCGTGCTGGACCGGGGCGCCCCGCACTCTCATCCCGTCCACCCGCTGCCGCTTTACTTTGCCGGAGTCGGCCTGCTGATCTCGGCGATTCTTCTCTGGAGGCGTCCCCACCGGCGCTACGAGGGCGAGCTTGGCGTGATTCTGCTCTTTCTCTTCTCCGCCTCGAGCACGATTCTGGAATTCTGGCGCGCCGAGCACGCCTACCGCATCTATTGGGGCCCGCTCCCCCAGCTCTTTTGGGTCAGCCTCGCCATGACCGTGGCGGCCGGGATCCTCGGTTTTCGACTGAATTGCTCGGCGCTCGACGAAAGCAACGACCACCTCGGGGACCGCAGGGATCCGCCCCCCGGCCCGGCCGGATTGAATTCACCCGAGGCTCAGAAATAG
- a CDS encoding prenyltransferase, which produces MPNFKMWGQALSVMPRIDKAEWDDLDLVSRWLIASRAAVLVMTFVSAAFGGLLAAKAGLFSWEPFLLCVLGLCLAHATNNLINDLTDYWKGVDEGNYFRTQYGPQTVQAGFLSVRGLMGYAAITGAAALLIGVWLVMTRGEGVLWLLAAGAFFVLFYTWPLKYIGLGEPAVLAVWGPLMVGGTYYVVTGQWSAEVAWASVAYGLGPTAVLFGKHIDKLDLDAAKGIRTLPVLLGERQSRRAVVAMLVLQFVIVGALVLSGYFQWPMLLCFLAAPSIQRVRQIYAHPRPAEEPEDLPPGIWPLYFVAVVFWFNRRFGLLFVAGLLGDLFLSLG; this is translated from the coding sequence ATGCCAAACTTCAAGATGTGGGGGCAGGCCCTGAGCGTCATGCCCCGAATCGACAAGGCTGAATGGGATGATCTCGATCTCGTCTCTCGTTGGTTGATCGCGTCCCGCGCCGCTGTTCTGGTGATGACCTTCGTCTCGGCGGCGTTCGGTGGACTGCTGGCGGCCAAGGCGGGACTTTTTTCCTGGGAGCCCTTCCTGCTGTGTGTTCTCGGCCTGTGCCTCGCCCACGCAACCAATAATCTCATCAACGACCTGACCGACTATTGGAAGGGCGTCGACGAGGGGAATTATTTCCGGACCCAATACGGGCCGCAGACGGTTCAGGCCGGATTCCTCTCGGTGCGGGGACTGATGGGCTATGCCGCCATTACCGGTGCTGCCGCGTTGCTGATCGGCGTGTGGCTGGTGATGACCCGGGGGGAAGGCGTTCTCTGGCTGTTGGCCGCGGGCGCTTTTTTTGTCCTTTTCTACACCTGGCCTCTGAAATATATCGGCCTCGGCGAGCCTGCTGTCCTGGCGGTATGGGGGCCGCTGATGGTGGGCGGGACTTATTATGTGGTGACGGGGCAATGGAGTGCGGAAGTGGCGTGGGCGAGCGTCGCGTACGGGCTGGGCCCGACGGCTGTGCTGTTCGGTAAGCATATCGACAAGCTCGATCTGGATGCCGCCAAGGGGATTCGGACCTTGCCGGTCCTTCTGGGCGAGAGGCAATCCCGTCGTGCCGTGGTGGCCATGCTGGTATTGCAATTCGTGATCGTTGGCGCCCTGGTCCTGAGCGGCTATTTTCAATGGCCGATGCTTCTCTGTTTTCTCGCAGCACCATCGATTCAGCGGGTTCGTCAGATCTACGCGCATCCGCGGCCTGCTGAAGAGCCGGAAGATCTGCCCCCCGGGATCTGGCCGCTTTATTTTGTCGCCGTGGTGTTCTGGTTCAACCGTCGTTTCGGGTTGCTGTTTGTGGCAGGTCTTCTCGGTGATCTATTTCTGAGCCTCGGGTGA
- a CDS encoding acetyl-CoA acetyltransferase, which produces MQYTGQIVGWHHLPFGKHPQDVEELAVQAVRGALEHAGIAADEVDAIYAGQFNEGFSPQGFPASLALQAHEDLRFTPATRVENACATGSAAVHQGLQAIEAGSARTVLVVGFEKMSGVSGREVGDILLRASYVKEEAEIPGGFAGVFGKIAEQYFSRFGDQTEALARIACKGHRNGAQNPLAHLQKELSLEFCLEPSDKNPRVAGPLKRTDCSPVSDGAAALILQTPEAAAGKTRRIGFRAAVHVQDFLPMSRRDIVLFEGCREAWQRAHQIAGTSVGDLSLVETHDCFTIAELIEMEAMGLAPVGQAGALIAEGQTEIGGRLPVNPSGGLKAKGHPIGATGVSMHVLAAQQLCENAGALQVQNPRLAGVFNMGGAAVANYVSILERQA; this is translated from the coding sequence ATGCAATACACGGGACAAATCGTTGGATGGCACCACCTTCCCTTTGGCAAACACCCGCAAGACGTCGAAGAACTCGCCGTCCAGGCTGTTCGGGGAGCCCTCGAGCATGCCGGGATTGCCGCAGATGAAGTGGATGCGATCTATGCGGGACAGTTCAATGAAGGGTTCAGCCCGCAGGGCTTCCCGGCCTCCCTCGCTCTGCAGGCCCATGAGGACCTCCGCTTTACGCCGGCGACCCGCGTAGAGAATGCCTGTGCGACGGGCTCGGCTGCGGTACATCAAGGTTTGCAGGCCATCGAGGCCGGCTCGGCCCGGACTGTTCTGGTTGTAGGCTTCGAGAAGATGTCGGGCGTGTCCGGTCGGGAAGTCGGCGACATCCTTCTGCGCGCGAGCTACGTCAAGGAAGAGGCGGAGATCCCGGGCGGTTTTGCCGGGGTCTTCGGCAAAATTGCCGAGCAATACTTCTCGCGGTTCGGCGACCAAACCGAAGCTCTTGCGCGGATTGCCTGCAAAGGGCATCGCAACGGAGCGCAAAACCCACTCGCCCACCTGCAAAAGGAACTCTCACTCGAATTCTGCCTGGAGCCTTCGGACAAGAACCCGCGCGTAGCCGGTCCGCTCAAGCGCACCGACTGTTCACCTGTATCCGACGGGGCCGCCGCCTTGATTTTGCAAACACCGGAAGCGGCCGCCGGAAAAACTCGTCGTATCGGTTTTCGTGCCGCTGTCCATGTGCAGGATTTCCTTCCCATGAGCCGGCGTGACATCGTCCTTTTTGAAGGTTGCCGCGAGGCATGGCAACGAGCCCACCAAATCGCCGGCACTTCGGTTGGCGACCTCTCTTTGGTGGAAACCCATGATTGCTTCACGATTGCCGAACTCATCGAGATGGAAGCGATGGGCCTCGCCCCGGTTGGTCAAGCGGGTGCCCTGATTGCAGAAGGACAGACCGAAATCGGCGGCCGCCTCCCGGTGAATCCCTCGGGCGGGCTGAAAGCCAAAGGTCACCCGATCGGCGCGACGGGGGTCTCCATGCATGTGCTCGCCGCCCAACAGCTCTGCGAGAACGCCGGCGCGCTTCAGGTGCAAAACCCCCGACTGGCAGGAGTATTCAATATGGGTGGTGCCGCAGTCGCCAATTACGTGAGCATCCTCGAGCGGCAGGCCTAG
- a CDS encoding disulfide bond formation protein B encodes MMSISFARNLNAIAAILLCGVLGGAFAAQFIGQEMPCPLCLLQRIAMLGVATGALINVRFGPSTGGYGVSLLSALFGACVSARQILLHILPGDPGYGVPVFGMQLYTWALVVFLITLLLGSAMLLPASQFREPPRPRPLSSLHKLAFFLVLVIAAGNALATFAECGPGICPANPASYRLLDNS; translated from the coding sequence ATGATGTCGATTTCCTTCGCGCGCAACCTGAATGCCATCGCGGCAATCCTGCTCTGCGGCGTGCTTGGCGGCGCATTCGCTGCGCAATTTATCGGGCAGGAGATGCCCTGCCCTCTCTGTCTCCTGCAGCGCATCGCCATGCTCGGCGTCGCGACTGGTGCTCTGATCAACGTACGATTCGGCCCCTCCACCGGAGGCTACGGCGTATCCTTGCTGAGCGCGTTGTTCGGCGCCTGCGTGTCGGCCCGCCAGATCCTTCTGCATATCCTGCCGGGCGACCCCGGCTACGGCGTTCCCGTTTTCGGGATGCAGCTCTATACGTGGGCGTTGGTGGTCTTTCTGATCACCCTGCTTCTGGGGTCAGCGATGCTGCTGCCGGCCTCCCAATTTCGCGAACCTCCAAGACCTCGGCCGCTCTCCAGTCTGCACAAACTGGCTTTTTTTCTGGTCCTCGTGATCGCTGCGGGAAACGCTCTGGCCACCTTTGCCGAATGTGGTCCGGGCATCTGTCCGGCCAACCCGGCGAGCTACCGACTTCTTGACAACTCTTGA